A single region of the Syntrophotaleaceae bacterium genome encodes:
- a CDS encoding single-stranded DNA-binding protein: MSVNKVILVGNLGKDPELRYTPSGTPVCTFSIATSERFKDRDGQQQEKTEWHNIVTWRGLAEVCGKYLTKGKQVYIEGKIQTRSYDDRDGNKRYITEIVADQMQMLGRVGDEGGGQSQRREPRQERTQNQSTRQDEFEDIPFNPDDDIPF; encoded by the coding sequence ATGTCGGTCAACAAAGTCATTCTCGTAGGCAATCTCGGCAAGGATCCGGAACTCCGCTATACCCCTTCGGGCACCCCTGTCTGCACCTTTTCCATCGCCACCAGCGAGCGTTTCAAGGACCGCGACGGGCAGCAGCAGGAAAAGACCGAATGGCACAACATCGTCACCTGGCGTGGACTGGCGGAGGTCTGCGGCAAGTATCTGACCAAAGGCAAGCAGGTCTATATCGAAGGCAAGATCCAGACCCGCTCCTATGACGATCGGGACGGCAACAAGCGCTACATCACCGAAATCGTCGCCGACCAGATGCAGATGCTCGGTCGTGTCGGAGACGAGGGCGGGGGGCAATCGCAACGCCGCGAGCCTCGCCAGGAGCGCACTCAGAACCAGAGCACCCGGCAGGACGAATTCGAAGACATTCCCTTCAATCCGGATGACGATATCCCCTTCTAG
- a CDS encoding acyloxyacyl hydrolase has product MKKCISVLFVVALLFLAARPSTAAEKPDIFHSSGHWQVYGDSAHYLDVGVGLFNVVNSHDSAGAGHLQLRLGPKAWFIGPTVGFLANLDGGYYGYGGIYGDFAWRSLILTPVLAAGGYEDGDGKDLGGTFQFRLSLHLAYQFDNLSRLGIQIAHISNANIHDYNPGEEEIYLNYSWPF; this is encoded by the coding sequence ATGAAAAAATGCATATCCGTTCTGTTTGTCGTCGCCCTTCTATTTCTTGCCGCCCGACCATCGACTGCGGCAGAAAAGCCGGACATATTCCACTCCAGTGGCCACTGGCAAGTTTATGGCGACAGTGCCCACTACCTTGATGTCGGGGTGGGCCTGTTCAACGTTGTGAACAGCCACGACAGCGCAGGCGCGGGGCACCTGCAGCTGCGGCTCGGCCCAAAAGCCTGGTTCATCGGGCCGACGGTGGGGTTCCTTGCCAATCTGGACGGAGGTTATTACGGATACGGCGGGATCTACGGCGATTTTGCCTGGAGGAGCCTGATCCTGACACCGGTGCTGGCTGCCGGCGGCTATGAGGACGGAGACGGCAAGGACCTTGGAGGAACCTTTCAGTTCCGTCTGTCTCTCCACCTGGCCTATCAGTTTGACAATCTGTCCCGCCTCGGCATCCAGATCGCGCACATCTCCAATGCCAATATTCATGACTACAATCCGGGAGAGGAAGAGATTTATCTGAATTATTCCTGGCCCTTCTGA
- the glk gene encoding glucokinase produces MKKCILAGDIGGTKTLLAVFTEESGMDAPLAEATFVSRDYSSLEILVRKFLLESGLKLDRACFGVPGPVIGGRARATNLPWILDESRLARSFGFSSVTLLNDLVACAHAIPFLKPEDLDTINPGHAVTGGAKVVVAPGTGLGEAYLTWDGTSYLAHPSEGGHADFAPTTPLESALLTEMQKKFDHVSYERVCSGSGVPNIYNFLRDRGYAEEPRWLKEELAAAEDPVAVIFNKALSGDPPNPLCSLTMDTLVGILGSEAGNAALKLMATGGVYLGGGLSPRLLPAMKKSTFMTAFRRKGRMSQLMADIPVKVILNSRTALLGAARCGLSKEECPPENGTT; encoded by the coding sequence ATGAAAAAATGTATTCTGGCCGGAGACATAGGCGGGACCAAGACACTGCTGGCCGTATTTACCGAGGAATCGGGGATGGATGCCCCCCTGGCCGAAGCAACCTTCGTCAGTCGCGATTATTCGAGCCTGGAAATTTTGGTCCGAAAATTCCTTCTAGAAAGTGGGCTGAAACTCGACAGGGCCTGTTTCGGCGTCCCCGGACCGGTCATCGGCGGACGAGCCAGAGCCACAAACCTGCCCTGGATTCTGGATGAATCCCGGCTGGCCCGCTCCTTCGGTTTTTCTTCCGTGACCCTGCTCAACGACCTGGTGGCCTGCGCTCACGCCATCCCTTTTCTCAAGCCGGAGGACCTGGACACCATCAATCCCGGGCATGCCGTTACCGGCGGCGCCAAAGTCGTCGTCGCCCCAGGTACAGGACTGGGAGAAGCCTATCTGACCTGGGACGGAACCAGCTACCTGGCTCACCCCTCGGAAGGCGGGCATGCCGACTTCGCACCAACCACCCCCCTCGAATCGGCGCTGCTCACCGAGATGCAGAAAAAATTCGACCACGTCAGCTACGAACGGGTCTGCTCCGGCAGCGGGGTTCCCAACATCTACAACTTCCTTCGGGATCGCGGCTACGCCGAGGAACCCCGCTGGCTGAAGGAGGAACTGGCGGCGGCCGAGGATCCGGTGGCGGTCATTTTCAACAAGGCCTTGAGCGGCGATCCTCCCAATCCCCTCTGCAGTCTGACCATGGACACCCTGGTGGGCATTCTGGGATCGGAGGCGGGCAACGCGGCCCTCAAGTTGATGGCAACAGGCGGCGTTTATCTCGGCGGGGGTCTCTCCCCCCGTCTTTTGCCAGCCATGAAAAAATCGACTTTCATGACCGCCTTTCGACGGAAGGGGCGGATGTCGCAACTGATGGCCGATATTCCCGTAAAAGTCATTCTGAATTCCCGCACAGCCCTCCTGGGAGCCGCCCGCTGCGGTCTGTCAAAAGAGGAATGTCCCCCGGAGAACGGAACCACCTGA
- a CDS encoding lysophospholipid acyltransferase family protein → MFRTLFFLVTFVPWTLFVIITGVPLTLISPDYLHTYSRFWGKVSLFLAGVRLTVRGRENLSAPGPKVYMANHVSNFDILALYAGLPGQFRWLAKAELFKIPLFGFAMRRAGSISVDRSNRKKSVLSMKEAVKRIEEGTSVLIFPEGTRSPDGNLQDFKTGSFTLAVMSKAPIVPIAISGSREVMPKHSRWIQGGHIVLTVLPPVATVNREVGERSELMEEVRQPIAAALAVGE, encoded by the coding sequence ATGTTCCGCACCCTGTTTTTTCTTGTTACGTTTGTTCCCTGGACGCTGTTCGTCATTATAACCGGCGTGCCGCTGACGCTGATCAGCCCGGACTATCTGCACACCTACTCCCGATTTTGGGGAAAAGTGAGCCTGTTTCTGGCGGGAGTGCGGCTGACGGTCAGGGGGAGAGAGAATCTTTCCGCGCCCGGCCCCAAGGTCTATATGGCCAATCATGTCAGCAATTTCGACATCCTGGCTCTTTACGCCGGACTGCCGGGACAGTTTCGCTGGCTGGCCAAGGCCGAGTTGTTCAAAATTCCTCTGTTCGGGTTCGCCATGCGGCGGGCCGGTTCGATCTCCGTTGACCGCAGCAACCGCAAAAAGAGCGTTCTCAGCATGAAAGAGGCGGTGAAGCGGATCGAGGAAGGGACCTCCGTGCTGATCTTCCCCGAGGGAACCCGCTCACCGGACGGCAACCTGCAGGATTTCAAGACCGGCAGCTTCACCCTGGCGGTCATGTCCAAGGCGCCGATCGTGCCGATCGCCATCAGCGGCAGCCGCGAAGTCATGCCCAAACACAGCCGCTGGATCCAGGGAGGACATATCGTGTTGACCGTCCTGCCGCCGGTGGCTACCGTCAACCGGGAGGTGGGTGAGCGCTCCGAGCTCATGGAAGAGGTTCGTCAACCCATCGCCGCCGCCCTGGCCGTAGGAGAATGA
- a CDS encoding ribonuclease J — protein MNPLPEKLSPLTRADAVRLLPLGGLGEIGMNMMALECQGQWLIIDCGLMFPEAYMMGIDLVLPDVSALDDHADRILGLILTHGHEDHIGAVPFLLQRLGNPPIYATGLTLGLLSNKLEEHDLQSRARLHQVRPRQEVTLGPFRIEFFRSAHSIVDGVGLAIRTPAGLIVHTGDFKIDQTPVDNQPTDLTRLAAYGDEGVLLLLSDSTNVERRGYTLSEREVGRALADILPRCRGLVAVATFSSNIHRIQQVIDVAMACGRKVLINGRSMEKNAAVARELGYLRVPDEVLIDLREMRHLPRDRVVVVTTGSQGEPLSVLSRMAMADYKPIPLEQGDTVILSSRSIPGNEKAIARLINLLYRQGAEVFYQETSEVHVSGHASQEELKLIFSLTRPRFFVPVHGEYRHLVKHAQLATLMGVEKGRAVVLENGTPLVVLPDGLYKEDRVESGRVFVDGKGVGDVGEMQLRDRRHLANHGLVMVLMGIEQTSGTILYGPELFTRGFVPEETSGELLDQARQEVRNLLREHSLEAVSDWEEMQVEVRKTLRRFFNRHIDRRPLILPVVFEQ, from the coding sequence ATGAACCCTCTGCCGGAAAAACTCTCCCCGCTGACCCGGGCCGATGCCGTACGACTCCTGCCATTGGGCGGTCTGGGCGAAATCGGGATGAACATGATGGCCCTCGAGTGTCAGGGCCAATGGCTGATCATCGATTGCGGCCTGATGTTCCCCGAAGCCTACATGATGGGGATCGATCTGGTGCTGCCCGACGTCTCCGCTCTGGACGACCACGCCGACCGCATCCTCGGCCTGATCCTGACCCACGGACATGAGGACCATATTGGAGCGGTGCCCTTCCTGCTCCAGCGATTGGGCAATCCCCCGATCTATGCGACGGGGTTGACCCTCGGTCTGCTTTCGAACAAGCTGGAAGAACACGATCTGCAGAGCCGGGCCCGGCTCCATCAGGTGCGGCCCCGGCAGGAGGTTACGCTCGGTCCCTTCCGGATCGAATTTTTCCGCAGCGCCCATTCGATCGTGGATGGCGTCGGCCTGGCGATACGGACCCCGGCCGGATTGATTGTCCATACCGGCGATTTCAAGATCGATCAGACCCCCGTCGACAATCAGCCGACCGACCTGACCCGGCTGGCCGCTTACGGCGATGAAGGGGTGCTGCTGCTCCTGTCCGACTCCACCAATGTGGAGCGCAGAGGGTATACCCTGTCGGAAAGGGAGGTCGGACGGGCACTGGCCGACATTCTGCCCCGCTGCCGGGGACTGGTGGCGGTGGCCACCTTTTCCTCCAATATCCACCGCATTCAGCAGGTCATCGATGTGGCCATGGCCTGCGGCCGCAAGGTCCTGATCAACGGTCGCAGCATGGAAAAGAATGCTGCGGTCGCCCGCGAACTCGGCTATCTGCGGGTGCCCGACGAGGTGCTGATCGACCTGCGGGAGATGCGGCACCTGCCTCGGGACAGGGTCGTCGTGGTGACCACCGGCAGTCAGGGCGAACCGCTCAGCGTCCTGTCCCGCATGGCCATGGCCGATTACAAGCCGATCCCCCTGGAACAAGGGGATACGGTCATCCTCTCCTCCCGCTCCATTCCCGGCAACGAAAAGGCCATCGCCCGGCTGATCAACCTGCTCTATCGGCAGGGCGCCGAGGTTTTCTACCAGGAGACCAGCGAGGTTCATGTCTCCGGTCATGCCAGTCAGGAGGAGCTGAAACTGATCTTTTCCCTCACCCGGCCCCGCTTCTTCGTGCCGGTACACGGCGAATACCGGCACCTGGTCAAACATGCCCAGCTGGCCACTCTGATGGGTGTCGAAAAGGGCAGGGCGGTGGTGCTGGAAAACGGCACTCCCCTGGTGGTATTGCCGGACGGGCTGTACAAGGAGGACAGGGTCGAGTCCGGCCGGGTGTTCGTCGACGGCAAGGGCGTTGGCGACGTCGGCGAGATGCAGTTGCGGGACCGGCGCCATCTCGCAAACCACGGACTGGTCATGGTGCTCATGGGAATCGAACAGACGAGCGGTACCATCCTCTATGGCCCGGAGCTCTTCACCCGGGGATTTGTGCCCGAGGAAACCAGCGGAGAGCTGCTGGATCAGGCCCGGCAGGAGGTGCGGAACCTGTTGCGGGAGCACAGCCTTGAAGCCGTGTCCGATTGGGAGGAGATGCAGGTGGAGGTGCGCAAGACCCTGCGGCGTTTCTTCAACCGTCACATCGACCGGCGGCCCTTGATCCTGCCTGTGGTTTTCGAGCAATAG